From the genome of Acidobacteriota bacterium, one region includes:
- a CDS encoding vitamin B12 dependent-methionine synthase activation domain-containing protein has product MSPAGSEKTGARVWRDFPVVFDEARILRRLGVRKRPEQGDLSLIDLVREETAEASRLLAPAAAAAVVPSGGLEPHGVFAGALSAGLCICTIGPGIEQRAARFMAEHDLLRGLVLDALGTEAVSAVSRNAEARLGEWGRSLGLHPGKRYAPGYKGWDVSGQKTLFDRLPAGDIGVGLTDGFMMVPRKSYSFRINFCAGIRQES; this is encoded by the coding sequence ATGAGCCCGGCAGGGTCGGAAAAAACAGGTGCGCGGGTATGGCGGGATTTTCCCGTCGTATTCGACGAGGCGCGGATTCTTCGCCGTCTGGGCGTGCGGAAGCGGCCGGAGCAAGGGGATCTCTCCCTCATCGATCTCGTCCGCGAGGAAACGGCCGAAGCTTCGCGGCTGCTGGCCCCCGCCGCGGCGGCTGCGGTTGTCCCGTCCGGCGGGCTCGAACCGCATGGCGTTTTCGCCGGCGCCCTCAGCGCCGGTCTCTGCATCTGCACCATCGGACCGGGCATCGAGCAACGGGCCGCACGATTCATGGCCGAACACGACCTTCTCCGGGGGCTTGTTCTTGACGCTCTCGGAACAGAGGCCGTCAGCGCGGTTTCCAGAAATGCCGAGGCCAGGCTCGGCGAATGGGGCCGCTCTCTCGGTCTCCATCCCGGGAAAAGGTACGCTCCAGGCTATAAAGGCTGGGATGTCTCCGGTCAGAAAACGCTTTTCGACAGGCTCCCGGCCGGAGACATCGGGGTCGGCTTGACGGACGGCTTCATGATGGTTCCCAGAAAGTCTTATTCCTTCCGGATCAATTTTTGCGCTGGAATACGGCAGGAATCCTGA
- a CDS encoding serine/threonine-protein kinase: MDEKEVPTQTLTDFSTPAEVIGNYRTLEKIGEGGMGEVFRAEQIEPIRRIVALKLVKPGMDSRQVVARFESERQVLALMNHPHIAKVYDAGVSEQGRPFFVMEYVTGVPVTEYSDRQRLNTRERLLLFIDICRGIQHAHQKGIIHRDIKASNVLVTVQEDKPVPKIIDFGVAKALSRQLMDQAVFTEIGQLIGTPEYMSPEQADGAGLDIDTRADVYSLGVLLYEMIVGILPCDPAAIRKSGYEEMRRQVREKDPPKPSTRFTAPGFDPNAAADKRKTDVSTLTRELKGDLDWITMKAMARDRSDRYASVSEMAEDIQRHLRNEPVSAGPPSPVYRLKKYIRRHRVGVTAAGLIVLALLAGIIGTSLNLHRALQAEKNAGEEAATARRVSEFLENLFLVSDPGESRGKSVTALEILDRGLDTIETDLAGQPKIQSRLMETMGRVYRNMGLYDKSDPIFQKALTFAEEAHGEESLEVADILHQMGILYEALGKYDEAESAARKAMDIRIKLFGEHDLSVARSRNSLAILAFNRGRYTEGEDLLKTSLQVKEKHLGPLDPEVGNTLTNLGILYQTQNRLAEAEPYFVRALEISEKQLGDDHPDLGSSLNNLGSLYETLGRYDEAETCYTRTRTIWEKTLGLDHPDVGIVLHNLANLARSRKDYVAAEPLYLQSYAIWTQSLGENHVYVAISLRERANLYREMEKFKEAEALYRQALALFENIYGPVHLNIAITLENQAQLLLRIGRIPEAVEMQTRARTILEKME; the protein is encoded by the coding sequence ATGGACGAAAAAGAGGTCCCAACCCAGACGTTGACGGATTTCTCAACGCCTGCGGAGGTCATCGGGAATTACCGCACCCTCGAAAAGATCGGCGAAGGCGGCATGGGCGAGGTTTTCCGGGCCGAACAGATTGAACCCATCCGCCGGATCGTGGCTCTCAAGCTCGTCAAGCCCGGAATGGATTCCCGGCAGGTCGTCGCCCGCTTTGAATCCGAACGGCAGGTTCTGGCCCTGATGAATCATCCCCATATCGCCAAGGTGTACGATGCCGGAGTCTCGGAGCAGGGGCGGCCGTTTTTCGTCATGGAATACGTCACCGGCGTCCCCGTCACGGAATACTCCGATCGCCAACGCCTCAATACCCGTGAGCGCCTGCTCTTGTTCATCGATATCTGCCGGGGCATCCAGCACGCCCATCAAAAGGGAATTATCCATCGCGATATCAAGGCTTCCAACGTGCTGGTCACCGTTCAGGAGGACAAACCCGTCCCCAAGATCATTGATTTCGGCGTCGCCAAGGCCCTCTCCCGGCAACTCATGGATCAGGCGGTTTTCACCGAGATTGGACAGTTGATCGGAACACCCGAGTATATGAGCCCGGAACAAGCCGACGGAGCCGGTTTGGATATCGACACACGGGCCGATGTCTATTCGCTGGGCGTTCTTCTTTATGAAATGATCGTCGGGATTCTTCCTTGTGATCCGGCCGCTATTCGAAAATCCGGTTACGAAGAGATGCGCCGTCAGGTTCGGGAGAAAGATCCTCCGAAACCCAGCACGCGTTTCACGGCTCCGGGATTCGATCCGAATGCGGCGGCGGACAAACGGAAAACGGACGTCTCAACATTAACACGGGAACTCAAAGGGGATCTGGATTGGATCACGATGAAGGCCATGGCGAGAGATCGTTCGGATCGCTACGCCTCCGTCTCGGAGATGGCCGAGGATATTCAGCGACATCTGCGAAACGAACCCGTTTCGGCCGGTCCACCAAGTCCGGTCTACCGGTTGAAGAAATATATCCGCCGGCACCGAGTGGGTGTCACTGCGGCCGGACTCATCGTTTTGGCCTTGCTGGCCGGAATCATCGGAACCAGCCTCAATCTTCATCGGGCCCTTCAGGCGGAAAAAAACGCCGGCGAGGAAGCCGCGACCGCGCGTCGCGTCTCGGAGTTTCTCGAAAATCTTTTTCTCGTCTCGGACCCGGGCGAATCCCGGGGGAAATCCGTAACGGCCCTGGAAATCCTTGACAGGGGATTGGACACCATCGAAACCGACCTGGCCGGGCAGCCCAAGATCCAATCGCGTCTGATGGAGACCATGGGGCGGGTTTACAGAAACATGGGACTTTATGATAAATCCGATCCGATTTTTCAGAAAGCCCTGACCTTCGCTGAAGAGGCGCATGGCGAAGAGAGTCTTGAAGTCGCCGATATCCTCCACCAGATGGGCATCCTCTACGAAGCCTTGGGAAAATATGATGAAGCGGAATCCGCCGCCCGGAAAGCGATGGACATCCGAATCAAACTCTTTGGAGAACATGACTTGAGCGTGGCCCGGAGCCGGAACAGTCTGGCCATTCTGGCCTTCAATCGCGGCCGCTACACCGAGGGCGAAGACCTCCTGAAAACCTCTCTCCAAGTCAAGGAAAAGCATCTCGGCCCTCTTGATCCCGAAGTCGGGAATACGTTGACCAACCTCGGTATTCTCTATCAGACCCAAAACAGGTTGGCCGAGGCCGAACCCTATTTTGTCCGCGCCCTGGAGATTTCGGAAAAACAGCTCGGAGACGATCATCCCGACCTGGGCTCAAGTCTCAACAACCTCGGTTCGCTTTATGAGACCCTTGGACGATACGACGAGGCGGAGACCTGCTATACCCGAACCCGAACGATCTGGGAAAAAACTCTCGGCCTGGATCATCCCGATGTCGGCATTGTCCTCCACAATCTTGCCAATCTGGCCCGGTCGCGAAAGGACTATGTGGCCGCCGAGCCGCTTTACCTGCAATCATACGCGATCTGGACACAAAGCCTGGGAGAAAACCATGTCTATGTGGCCATCAGCTTGAGAGAGAGGGCGAATCTTTACCGGGAAATGGAAAAATTCAAGGAAGCCGAGGCTCTTTACAGGCAGGCTCTCGCCCTTTTTGAAAATATTTACGGTCCCGTCCATTTGAACATCGCCATCACCCTCGAAAACCAGGCCCAACTTCTTCTAAGGATCGGGCGCATCCCGGAAGCTGTCGAGATGCAAACCCGGGCTCGAACGATCCTCGAAAAAATGGAATAA